A window of Bradyrhizobium sp. AZCC 1610 contains these coding sequences:
- a CDS encoding DUF2277 domain-containing protein, which translates to MCRNIKTLFNFDPPATHAEIHASALQFVRKLSGFNSPSQANAEAFNRAVSEVSDSARRLLASLQTNAAPRDREVEAEKARERSRARFG; encoded by the coding sequence ATGTGCCGCAATATCAAGACCCTGTTCAATTTCGATCCCCCGGCTACCCACGCCGAAATCCATGCTTCCGCGCTGCAATTCGTGCGAAAACTCTCCGGTTTCAATTCGCCGTCGCAGGCGAACGCCGAGGCGTTCAACCGCGCGGTTTCTGAAGTTTCCGACAGTGCGCGGCGCTTGCTGGCCTCGTTGCAGACCAACGCGGCGCCGCGCGACCGCGAGGTCGAGGCCGAGAAGGCGAGGGAGCGCTCGCGGGCGAGGTTTGGCTAG
- a CDS encoding DUF2188 domain-containing protein, with product MTHVTYKIVEHDGGWAYTVNGVFSEPFPNRAAALAAARRAAAEQRVPGRTEAIEYETPDGRWHSETAAGNDRPETEVEG from the coding sequence ATGACCCATGTGACCTACAAGATCGTCGAACATGACGGCGGCTGGGCCTACACCGTCAATGGCGTGTTTTCCGAACCGTTTCCGAACCGTGCCGCGGCGCTGGCAGCCGCCCGGCGCGCAGCGGCCGAGCAGCGGGTGCCGGGCCGCACCGAGGCCATCGAGTACGAAACCCCGGACGGACGATGGCACTCGGAGACCGCTGCCGGCAATGACCGGCCGGAAACCGAAGTGGAGGGCTAG
- a CDS encoding alpha/beta fold hydrolase, which translates to MNFPYAALSAALALTSVTAFAADYPAPKQGDWIARDFKFHSGETMQELRLHYTTIGEPTGQPVLVLHGSGGSAASMLTAGFGGELFGPGQPLDAAKYYIIIPDSVGHGKSSKPSDGMKTAFPRYNYEDMVDAQYRLVKEGLGVKHLRLVIGNSMGGMHTWIWGGKYPQFMDALVPMASQPTEMAARNWMLRRMMLETIKNDPDYNRGNYITQPRMMKYAINAYGIATSGGTLAYQALAPTAAQADKMVDDRLATAITADANDFIYQWEASRDYNPAPSLEKIEATLLLINAADDERNPPETGVTDAALKRVKNGRLFLIPASSETRGHLTTGNAKFYKKQLEELLQTAPQRAM; encoded by the coding sequence ATGAATTTTCCGTACGCCGCCTTGTCGGCCGCCCTTGCCTTGACCTCCGTCACCGCTTTCGCCGCAGACTATCCCGCGCCGAAACAGGGCGACTGGATCGCCCGGGATTTCAAATTCCACAGCGGCGAGACGATGCAGGAGCTGCGGCTGCACTACACCACGATCGGCGAGCCGACCGGACAGCCGGTGCTGGTGCTGCATGGCTCGGGCGGCTCGGCCGCCAGCATGCTGACGGCCGGCTTTGGCGGCGAATTGTTCGGCCCCGGCCAGCCGCTGGACGCCGCGAAATACTACATCATCATTCCTGATAGTGTCGGCCACGGCAAATCGTCAAAGCCCTCCGACGGCATGAAGACCGCATTTCCCAGATACAATTACGAGGACATGGTCGACGCGCAGTATCGCCTAGTCAAGGAAGGTCTCGGCGTAAAACATCTGCGGCTCGTGATCGGCAATTCGATGGGCGGCATGCACACCTGGATCTGGGGCGGCAAATATCCGCAATTCATGGACGCGCTGGTGCCGATGGCGTCGCAGCCGACCGAGATGGCGGCGCGCAACTGGATGCTGCGGCGGATGATGCTGGAGACGATCAAGAACGATCCCGACTACAATCGCGGCAACTACATCACCCAGCCGCGCATGATGAAATACGCCATCAACGCCTATGGCATCGCGACCAGCGGCGGCACGCTGGCCTATCAGGCGCTGGCGCCGACGGCGGCGCAGGCCGACAAGATGGTCGACGACCGGCTGGCAACCGCCATCACCGCCGATGCCAACGACTTCATCTACCAGTGGGAAGCCTCGCGCGATTACAATCCGGCTCCCTCGCTCGAGAAGATCGAAGCCACGCTGCTCCTGATCAATGCCGCCGACGACGAGCGCAATCCGCCGGAAACCGGCGTCACGGACGCGGCGCTGAAGCGCGTCAAGAACGGCCGCCTGTTCCTGATCCCCGCCTCCAGCGAGACGCGGGGCCATCTCACGACCGGCAATGCGAAATTCTACAAGAAGCAGTTGGAGGAACTGCTGCAGACCGCGCCGCAGCGGGCGATGTGA
- a CDS encoding pyridoxamine 5'-phosphate oxidase family protein — protein sequence MTDFSADDLATIYPAPSPRVIAKARPEIDVHAKKFIGMSPFCVLATSGADGSVDASPRGGNPGFIHVAGPNLLLMPDRSGNNRIDSFRNIVEGSGFVQLIFFVPGIDETLRVGGRGKVSVDPELMASMVEFGKPPRAVLRIDVKEAYFHCGKALMRSKLWAGERVERSVMPSIGEVIHDQTGLGERESQDVIYERYKTQL from the coding sequence GTGACCGATTTTTCCGCCGACGACCTCGCCACGATCTATCCTGCGCCCTCACCCCGCGTGATCGCCAAGGCGCGGCCGGAGATCGATGTCCATGCGAAGAAATTCATCGGCATGTCGCCGTTCTGTGTGCTGGCCACGTCAGGCGCGGACGGCAGCGTCGATGCATCGCCGCGCGGCGGCAATCCCGGCTTCATCCATGTCGCGGGACCGAACCTGCTGCTGATGCCGGATCGCTCGGGCAACAACCGCATCGACAGTTTTCGCAACATCGTCGAGGGATCAGGCTTCGTGCAGCTGATCTTCTTCGTGCCCGGGATCGACGAGACGCTACGCGTCGGCGGCAGGGGCAAAGTATCTGTCGACCCGGAGCTGATGGCCTCGATGGTGGAGTTCGGCAAGCCGCCGCGCGCGGTGCTGCGCATCGACGTGAAGGAGGCCTACTTCCACTGCGGCAAGGCGCTGATGCGATCGAAACTGTGGGCGGGTGAGCGGGTCGAGCGTTCGGTGATGCCCAGCATCGGCGAAGTGATCCACGACCAGACCGGCCTCGGCGAGCGCGAAAGCCAGGACGTGATTTACGAGCGGTATAAGACGCAGTTGTAG
- the bfr gene encoding bacterioferritin, with protein MQGDPKVIDYLNKGLRSELTAINQYWLHYRLLNNWGLLEMAKVWRKESIEEMVHADKFTDRILFLDGFPNMQVLDPLRIGQNVQEIIECDLATEMTARTLYQEAATYCHGVKDYVSRDLFESVMKDEEHHIDFLETQLDLIKRIGLDLYTQKHVGGLENGD; from the coding sequence ATGCAGGGCGATCCCAAAGTCATCGACTATCTCAACAAGGGCCTGCGCAGCGAGCTCACCGCGATCAACCAGTACTGGCTGCATTACCGGCTCCTGAACAATTGGGGCCTTCTGGAAATGGCCAAGGTCTGGCGCAAGGAATCCATCGAGGAGATGGTGCACGCCGACAAGTTCACCGACCGGATCCTGTTCCTCGACGGCTTTCCCAACATGCAGGTGCTCGATCCCCTGCGCATCGGCCAGAACGTCCAGGAGATCATCGAATGCGACCTTGCAACCGAGATGACCGCGCGCACGCTCTATCAGGAAGCCGCGACCTATTGCCATGGCGTCAAGGATTACGTCTCGCGCGACCTGTTCGAGAGCGTGATGAAGGATGAGGAACATCACATCGATTTCCTCGAAACCCAGCTCGATTTGATCAAGCGCATCGGGCTTGATCTCTACACCCAGAAGCACGTCGGCGGGTTGGAGAACGGGGACTGA
- a CDS encoding (2Fe-2S)-binding protein has protein sequence MIVCSCNVLSDHDVRNAVSAASDLPRNPKQIYGCLGCSAECGRCARTIKTIIDEALGACAKECCSGCPHSRQAANDEPAQEAAPAFALAAC, from the coding sequence ATGATTGTCTGTTCCTGCAACGTCCTGAGCGACCACGATGTCCGTAATGCCGTGAGTGCAGCTTCGGACCTGCCGCGAAATCCGAAACAGATTTACGGTTGCCTCGGCTGCAGCGCCGAATGCGGCCGGTGCGCGCGCACCATCAAGACCATCATCGACGAAGCACTCGGCGCCTGCGCCAAGGAATGCTGTTCCGGTTGCCCGCACAGCCGCCAGGCTGCCAACGACGAGCCCGCGCAGGAAGCTGCCCCGGCTTTTGCGCTCGCGGCCTGCTGA
- a CDS encoding TIGR00645 family protein has translation MSLTPETPLPPKAQRKALRPVPLLIFSSRWLQLPLYLGLIVAQGVYVVLFLKELWHLFAHAFDFSEQQIMLAVLGLIDVVMISNLLVMVIVGGYETFVSRLNLEGHPDQPEWLSHVNASVLKIKLAMAIIGISSIHLLRTFIEAGGLASGKSGYTETGVMWQTIIHTVFILSAIGIAYVDRLSNVSTEHAKQAVSH, from the coding sequence ATGTCCCTTACTCCCGAAACACCCTTGCCGCCCAAAGCTCAGAGGAAGGCATTGCGTCCGGTCCCGCTGCTGATCTTCAGCTCCCGCTGGCTGCAACTGCCGCTCTATCTTGGCCTGATCGTCGCGCAGGGCGTCTATGTGGTGCTGTTTCTGAAGGAGTTGTGGCACCTGTTCGCCCACGCCTTCGATTTCAGCGAGCAGCAGATCATGCTGGCGGTGCTGGGCCTGATCGATGTGGTGATGATTTCCAACCTGCTGGTGATGGTCATCGTCGGCGGCTACGAGACCTTCGTGTCCCGTCTCAATCTGGAAGGACATCCCGATCAGCCGGAATGGCTCAGCCACGTCAACGCCAGCGTGCTCAAGATCAAGCTGGCGATGGCCATCATCGGCATCTCGTCGATCCATCTGTTGCGCACCTTCATCGAGGCCGGAGGATTGGCTTCGGGCAAGAGCGGCTACACCGAAACCGGCGTGATGTGGCAGACCATCATCCACACGGTTTTCATTCTGTCGGCGATCGGCATTGCCTATGTCGACAGGTTGTCGAATGTTTCCACCGAACATGCCAAACAGGCCGTCTCGCATTGA
- the ettA gene encoding energy-dependent translational throttle protein EttA, which yields MARQFVYFMQGLTKSYPTRKVLDNVHLSFYPDAKIGVLGVNGSGKSTLLKIMAGLDKEYNGEAWVAEGARVGYLEQEPHLDASKSVRENVMEGVAKKKAILDRYNELAMNYSEETADEMTKLQDEIEAAGLWDLDSKVDQAMDALRCPPDDSDVTKLSGGERRRVALCKLLLDQPELLLLDEPTNHLDAESVSWLEGHLRNYPGAILIVTHDRYFLDNVTSWILELDRGKGIPYEGNYSSWLVQKQKRLEQEGREDVAHQKTLAREQEWIASSPKARQAKSKARYQRYEDLLKQASEKQSQTAQITIPVAERLGQNVVDFEGLNKAFGDRVLIEDLTFKLPPGGIVGVIGPNGAGKTTLFRMITGQEKPDQGTITVGESVHLGYVDQSRDDLDGKKTVWEEISGGNELILLGKREVNSRGYCSSFNFKGADQQKKVGALSGGERNRVHLAKMLKSGANLLLLDEPTNDLDVDTLRALEEALENFAGCAVIISHDRWFLDRIATHILSFEGDSHVEWFEGNFQDYEKDKMRRLGQDSIIPHRVKYKKLTR from the coding sequence ATGGCTCGCCAGTTCGTCTATTTCATGCAGGGTTTGACCAAGAGCTACCCGACCCGGAAGGTGCTCGATAACGTCCATCTCTCGTTCTACCCCGACGCCAAGATCGGCGTGCTCGGCGTCAACGGCTCCGGCAAGTCGACCCTGCTCAAGATCATGGCCGGCCTCGACAAGGAGTATAATGGCGAGGCCTGGGTCGCCGAGGGCGCCCGCGTCGGCTACCTCGAGCAGGAGCCGCACCTCGATGCCTCCAAGTCGGTCCGCGAGAACGTCATGGAGGGCGTCGCCAAGAAAAAGGCCATCCTCGATCGCTACAACGAACTGGCGATGAACTATTCGGAAGAGACCGCCGACGAGATGACCAAATTGCAGGACGAGATCGAGGCCGCGGGCCTCTGGGATCTCGACAGCAAGGTCGACCAGGCGATGGACGCGCTGCGCTGCCCGCCTGACGATTCCGACGTGACAAAACTTTCGGGCGGCGAGCGCCGCCGCGTCGCGCTCTGCAAGCTGCTGCTCGACCAGCCGGAACTGCTGCTGCTGGACGAACCGACCAACCATCTCGACGCCGAGTCGGTGTCGTGGCTGGAAGGCCATTTGCGCAACTATCCCGGCGCGATCCTGATCGTGACCCACGACCGCTACTTCCTGGACAATGTGACGAGCTGGATCCTCGAACTCGACCGCGGCAAGGGCATCCCCTACGAGGGCAATTACTCGTCCTGGCTGGTGCAGAAGCAGAAGCGCCTCGAGCAGGAAGGCCGCGAGGATGTCGCGCACCAGAAGACGCTCGCCCGCGAGCAGGAGTGGATCGCGTCCTCGCCGAAAGCGCGTCAGGCCAAGTCCAAGGCGCGCTATCAGCGCTATGAGGATCTGTTGAAGCAGGCGAGCGAGAAGCAGAGCCAGACCGCGCAGATCACGATTCCCGTGGCCGAACGCCTGGGCCAGAACGTCGTCGATTTCGAAGGGCTGAACAAAGCCTTCGGCGACCGCGTGCTGATCGAGGACCTCACCTTCAAGCTGCCGCCGGGCGGCATCGTCGGCGTGATCGGGCCGAACGGCGCCGGCAAGACCACGCTGTTCCGGATGATTACCGGGCAGGAGAAGCCGGACCAGGGCACCATCACCGTCGGCGAAAGCGTGCATCTCGGTTACGTCGACCAGTCGCGCGACGACCTCGACGGCAAGAAGACGGTGTGGGAGGAGATTTCCGGCGGCAACGAACTGATCCTGCTCGGTAAGCGCGAGGTCAATTCGCGCGGCTATTGCTCCTCGTTCAACTTCAAGGGCGCCGACCAGCAGAAGAAGGTTGGCGCACTGTCAGGCGGCGAGCGCAACCGCGTGCATCTGGCCAAGATGCTCAAGTCCGGCGCCAACTTGCTGCTGCTCGACGAACCGACCAACGACCTCGACGTCGATACGCTGCGGGCGCTGGAAGAGGCGCTGGAGAATTTTGCCGGCTGCGCCGTCATCATCAGCCACGATCGCTGGTTCCTCGACCGCATCGCCACCCACATCCTGTCCTTCGAAGGCGACAGCCACGTCGAATGGTTCGAGGGCAACTTCCAGGACTATGAGAAAGACAAGATGCGCCGGCTCGGCCAGGACAGCATCATCCCGCACCGCGTGAAGTACAAGAAGCTGACGCGGTGA
- a CDS encoding D-2-hydroxyacid dehydrogenase family protein, with protein MTRLRCAILDDYLNVALSVADWSKVSDRVDITVFNQPFATAEAAASALKDFEIICAMRERTPFPRTMFAGLPNLKLLITSGLRNAAIDMEAAKDHKVTLCGTQWGRDPTAPLTMGLILELTRNIGRENARMHAGEPLQKHVGMEIEGRTLGVIGLGKLGTKVSKLAQAFGMNVIAWSPNLTLEKCKEVGVTYASKDELFSTADIVTIHVVLSQRSRGLVGRDDLARMKPTAYLVNTARGPIVDEGALLEALTQKKIAGAGVDVFSVEPLPVDHPFRKLDNMVLTPHLGYVTEDSFRNHYQQMVEGIDAWFKGEPKQRLA; from the coding sequence ATGACGCGGCTGCGCTGTGCAATCCTCGACGACTATCTCAATGTGGCGCTCTCGGTCGCTGACTGGTCCAAAGTCTCCGACCGTGTCGACATCACGGTGTTCAACCAGCCGTTTGCGACCGCTGAAGCCGCCGCCAGCGCGCTGAAGGATTTCGAGATCATCTGCGCGATGCGCGAACGGACGCCGTTCCCGCGCACCATGTTTGCAGGCCTGCCCAACCTGAAACTCCTGATCACCTCGGGCCTGCGCAACGCCGCGATCGACATGGAAGCCGCCAAGGACCACAAGGTTACGCTGTGCGGCACGCAATGGGGCCGCGACCCGACCGCGCCGCTGACCATGGGCCTGATCCTTGAGCTGACCCGCAATATCGGCCGCGAAAACGCCCGCATGCATGCTGGCGAGCCGTTGCAGAAGCACGTCGGCATGGAGATCGAGGGCCGCACGCTGGGCGTCATCGGCCTCGGCAAGCTCGGCACCAAGGTGTCAAAACTGGCGCAGGCCTTCGGCATGAACGTGATCGCCTGGAGCCCGAATCTCACGCTAGAGAAGTGCAAGGAAGTCGGCGTTACCTACGCCAGCAAGGACGAGCTGTTTTCGACGGCCGACATCGTCACCATCCATGTGGTGCTGAGCCAGCGCTCGCGCGGGCTGGTCGGGCGTGATGATCTCGCGCGGATGAAACCGACCGCCTACCTTGTCAACACCGCGCGCGGGCCGATCGTCGACGAAGGCGCGCTGCTGGAAGCGCTGACGCAAAAGAAGATCGCCGGCGCCGGCGTCGACGTGTTCTCGGTCGAGCCGCTGCCGGTCGACCACCCCTTCCGCAAGCTCGACAACATGGTGCTGACGCCGCATCTCGGCTACGTCACCGAGGACAGTTTTCGAAACCACTATCAGCAGATGGTCGAGGGTATCGACGCCTGGTTCAAGGGCGAGCCGAAGCAGCGGCTGGCCTAG